One genomic segment of Candidatus Baltobacteraceae bacterium includes these proteins:
- the atpH gene encoding ATP synthase F1 subunit delta — MSRSMANETLARRYATAVFALASDAGSVEQVGPELEMILRMIHSDPAILQYFVSPVVNRTEKEQTLLESLRGKVGDIPLHTLLLLVRKRRETLLEELVTEYRKIARSARGVEPLVVTTARKLDDGEVRTLVEQFERAYGKKFEASVTVDPSLIGGVRIAMGDRVVDGTVSGRLEELTRTLFGAGNQRAGALGE; from the coding sequence TTGAGTCGCTCCATGGCCAATGAAACGCTGGCGCGCCGCTACGCAACCGCGGTGTTCGCGCTGGCCTCCGACGCCGGATCGGTCGAACAGGTCGGTCCGGAACTGGAGATGATCCTGCGCATGATCCATAGCGATCCGGCGATCCTTCAATATTTCGTCTCGCCGGTCGTCAATCGCACGGAAAAAGAGCAAACGCTGCTCGAATCGCTGCGCGGGAAAGTGGGCGATATTCCGCTGCACACGCTGCTCCTGCTGGTACGTAAGCGTCGCGAGACGCTGCTGGAAGAGCTCGTGACCGAGTACCGGAAGATCGCGCGCTCCGCTCGGGGTGTCGAACCGCTCGTCGTGACGACCGCGCGCAAGCTCGACGACGGTGAGGTTCGCACGCTGGTCGAACAATTCGAGCGAGCCTACGGAAAGAAATTCGAAGCCAGCGTCACGGTCGACCCGTCGCTGATCGGCGGCGTGCGCATCGCGATGGGCGATCGCGTGGTCGACGGCACGGTCTCCGGCCGCCTGGAAGAACTCACGAGGACACTTTTTGGGGCCGGTAACCAACGTGCCGGCGCCCTCGGGGAATGA
- the atpE gene encoding ATP synthase F0 subunit C, translating to MSPEVIIASVSLLAFAIITAGFALGTTIGDGVVSSRAVEAIARQPEARGNIMQFLIIGVGFVEGNAFIALGLGLFILFAPTALPLVGKALAGH from the coding sequence TTGAGCCCTGAAGTCATTATCGCATCGGTCTCCCTGCTCGCCTTCGCGATCATCACCGCCGGCTTCGCCCTCGGAACGACGATCGGTGACGGTGTGGTCAGTTCGCGGGCGGTCGAAGCGATCGCGCGCCAACCCGAAGCGCGCGGCAACATCATGCAGTTCCTGATCATCGGCGTCGGATTCGTCGAAGGGAACGCCTTCATCGCACTGGGCTTGGGCCTCTTCATCCTCTTTGCTCCGACCGCGCTTCCGCTCGTCGGCAAGGCGCTGGCAGGCCACTAG
- the atpB gene encoding F0F1 ATP synthase subunit A: MHEQIGQHAVWQLFPGTLFGIAWGRVHIDTVLTTWIVMAMTLPLFAWMGASYRSAFVNKRQTFVEGVINYFADLAHGSMGKRAEPFVPFFVALVIFIFLLNEFGAFPFKEPLELAFGGSPTADLSTAAALAVLVFIMIQFSGIRRQGLGFYKHLAQPFSYMVPLNLFEEFIRPLTLALRLFFNIFIGELLLFVVVQIITAHVKIGFFNLSLAAAIGPLFIEIFNFLIGLLQAFVFALLSVVYLSLALADEH; this comes from the coding sequence TTGCACGAGCAAATCGGTCAACACGCGGTGTGGCAGCTCTTCCCCGGAACCCTCTTCGGCATTGCCTGGGGTCGGGTCCACATCGACACGGTCTTGACCACCTGGATCGTCATGGCGATGACTCTTCCGCTCTTTGCATGGATGGGCGCGTCGTACCGTTCGGCCTTCGTCAACAAGCGCCAGACGTTCGTCGAGGGCGTGATCAATTATTTCGCCGATCTCGCCCACGGATCGATGGGCAAGCGAGCCGAGCCGTTCGTGCCGTTCTTCGTTGCGCTCGTCATCTTCATTTTTCTGTTGAACGAGTTTGGCGCGTTTCCATTCAAGGAGCCGCTCGAGCTGGCATTCGGCGGTTCGCCGACTGCCGACCTGAGCACGGCCGCCGCCCTGGCCGTGCTGGTCTTCATCATGATTCAATTCAGCGGCATTCGGCGCCAGGGGTTGGGTTTCTACAAGCACCTCGCCCAGCCGTTTTCGTACATGGTGCCGCTCAATCTCTTCGAAGAGTTCATCCGGCCGCTTACGCTCGCGCTTCGTCTGTTTTTCAACATCTTCATCGGAGAGCTGTTGCTCTTCGTGGTCGTGCAGATCATCACCGCGCACGTGAAGATCGGCTTCTTCAATCTCTCGCTCGCTGCGGCGATTGGACCGCTCTTCATCGAGATCTTCAACTTCCTAATCGGTTTGCTGCAAGCGTTCGTTTTTGCCTTGCTGTCGGTCGTTTATCTCTCTCTTGCGCTCGCCGACGAGCACTGA
- the atpF gene encoding F0F1 ATP synthase subunit B, protein MNYDAIAFWSQIAGFVLFVALFIWVVSKWITPAVSRAQRASNERIAQAERHRDDMRAAVESLRHEMEGAKRDAAMILERAKERARREHDEIIAEAREEGELAVRNANGELARARMAAREQLHHDLAAKALEIARATVSRRVDARGNALLLQEFVESLHGQ, encoded by the coding sequence GTGAATTACGACGCAATCGCCTTCTGGAGCCAAATCGCGGGCTTCGTGCTGTTTGTCGCGCTCTTCATCTGGGTCGTTTCCAAGTGGATCACGCCGGCCGTGAGCCGGGCACAGCGTGCGAGTAACGAGCGCATCGCCCAGGCGGAACGTCATCGCGACGATATGCGCGCGGCGGTTGAGTCGCTGCGGCATGAGATGGAAGGCGCCAAGCGCGACGCCGCCATGATTCTCGAACGGGCGAAGGAGCGCGCGCGGCGCGAGCACGACGAGATCATCGCCGAAGCCCGCGAGGAAGGCGAGCTCGCGGTGCGCAATGCGAACGGGGAACTCGCGCGGGCGCGCATGGCGGCGCGCGAACAACTGCACCACGATTTGGCGGCGAAGGCGCTAGAAATCGCACGAGCGACGGTATCCAGGCGCGTCGACGCGCGCGGGAACGCACTGCTGTTGCAAGAGTTCGTTGAGTCGCTCCATGGCCAATGA
- a CDS encoding ATP synthase F0 subunit B — protein MFLSINGTFLVQIVNFVVFYAILNVVFLRPVQRAIAKRREYIESLTQDYDAAQAQAAQLRADAEHVRAEARREADHVLAAARNEGGNEAAKIASEYMQRVRTIVEDAHRTVAGEVEALRPREGSLAEELAQSIVARVVPELTA, from the coding sequence ATGTTTCTCTCGATCAACGGAACGTTTTTAGTCCAAATCGTCAATTTCGTCGTATTTTACGCGATCTTGAACGTGGTCTTTTTGCGTCCCGTGCAGCGAGCGATCGCGAAACGGCGTGAGTACATCGAGAGCCTCACCCAGGACTACGATGCGGCGCAGGCGCAAGCGGCGCAACTGCGCGCCGATGCCGAGCACGTTCGTGCAGAAGCCCGGCGCGAGGCCGATCACGTTCTCGCCGCGGCGCGCAACGAAGGGGGTAACGAGGCGGCGAAAATCGCTAGCGAGTATATGCAGCGCGTGCGCACGATCGTCGAGGACGCGCATCGCACCGTAGCCGGCGAAGTGGAAGCGCTTCGGCCGCGCGAGGGCTCCCTCGCCGAAGAGCTGGCGCAAAGCATCGTCGCGCGCGTAGTGCCGGAGCTGACCGCGTGA
- a CDS encoding MFS transporter produces the protein MSDGSFRPQRVQLSPMSPRVYNGFLLIVAGLGGLLYGIDVGIIGGVLPYLTATTGFSPAQLSIVVAAVLLGTVFSTLFAGALADWIGRKWLMTATGALFCVSVPLIALAHGFDALVGGRLLQGISGGLIGVVVPLYLAECLNEKDRGKGTGLFQLLLVVGIVLSSLIALYFSHELAGIATSASAATIFAFKDHAWRSTFWISFPFGLLFTFGTLALAESPRWLAIRAQGPLKDRAPREHGTLLQRKYVIPFLLACVILTCNQLTGINSIIPYNTTILLQAGLNDYWAHVGSLLFNFVNLLLTIVAVLLVDRVGRKILLTVGSAGIILSLLATGVLFHRTEARHVDVTAAVARMVKPDQTLTLRFDRATANRLLTSVGAAANGGAESLVIGYAYGDFSSVTNAVRSDEVTTPIEIRRNVPANRIEAILSGSASSPFGNIEAARSAPLRIISAYITPVPPASNGWLVALTLYLFMAFFAVGPGVVVWLALSELMPTRIRSNGMSIALVLNQATSTTIAAIFLPTVARHGYASMFFVFAACTVVYFITAAFFLPETKGRTLEEIEERFEGRYARATSKASG, from the coding sequence ATGAGTGACGGGTCCTTTCGCCCGCAGCGCGTACAACTCTCTCCGATGTCGCCGCGCGTCTACAACGGCTTCCTTCTGATCGTGGCCGGCCTGGGTGGGCTGCTCTACGGGATCGACGTCGGGATCATCGGGGGCGTGCTCCCGTATCTGACCGCTACCACCGGGTTTTCACCGGCCCAGCTTTCGATCGTGGTCGCGGCTGTCTTGCTCGGCACCGTGTTCTCGACGCTCTTCGCCGGCGCGCTGGCCGATTGGATCGGCCGGAAGTGGTTGATGACCGCGACCGGTGCGCTCTTTTGCGTCAGCGTTCCGTTGATCGCGCTCGCGCATGGCTTCGACGCGCTGGTGGGGGGACGGCTTTTGCAAGGCATCAGCGGCGGGCTGATCGGTGTCGTCGTCCCCCTCTATCTCGCGGAGTGCTTGAACGAGAAGGATCGCGGTAAGGGAACCGGGCTCTTTCAACTGCTGCTGGTCGTCGGGATCGTGCTCTCCAGCCTCATCGCGCTCTACTTCAGTCACGAGCTCGCAGGGATCGCGACGAGCGCGAGCGCCGCGACGATCTTCGCCTTCAAAGATCACGCCTGGCGCAGCACGTTCTGGATCTCGTTTCCGTTCGGGCTGCTCTTCACGTTCGGCACGCTCGCGCTCGCCGAATCGCCGCGCTGGCTTGCGATTCGCGCTCAGGGTCCGCTCAAGGATCGCGCGCCGCGCGAGCACGGTACGCTGCTGCAGCGCAAATACGTGATCCCGTTTCTGCTGGCGTGCGTCATCCTGACCTGCAACCAGCTCACCGGAATCAACTCGATCATTCCCTACAACACGACGATCCTGCTGCAGGCGGGGTTGAACGACTATTGGGCGCACGTCGGCAGCCTGCTCTTCAATTTCGTCAACTTACTCCTGACGATCGTGGCCGTGCTGCTCGTCGACCGCGTCGGCCGAAAGATTTTGCTGACCGTCGGCAGCGCCGGGATCATTCTTTCCTTGCTCGCAACCGGCGTACTCTTTCACCGAACGGAGGCGCGTCACGTCGATGTCACGGCAGCCGTTGCCCGCATGGTCAAGCCCGACCAGACGCTCACGCTCCGCTTCGATCGAGCGACGGCAAACAGACTGCTGACCTCGGTGGGTGCGGCGGCGAACGGCGGCGCAGAGTCGCTCGTCATCGGGTACGCCTACGGCGATTTCAGTTCGGTGACGAATGCGGTGCGATCCGATGAGGTTACAACGCCGATCGAGATCAGGCGCAACGTTCCGGCCAATCGGATCGAGGCTATCCTCTCGGGCTCGGCGAGCAGTCCATTCGGCAATATCGAAGCCGCGCGTTCGGCGCCGTTGCGCATCATCTCGGCATATATCACGCCGGTGCCGCCCGCGAGCAACGGATGGCTCGTTGCGCTCACCCTCTATCTTTTTATGGCGTTCTTCGCGGTGGGTCCGGGCGTCGTCGTCTGGCTTGCGCTCTCCGAACTGATGCCGACGCGCATTCGCTCGAACGGCATGAGCATCGCGCTCGTGCTCAACCAAGCGACATCGACGACGATCGCTGCGATCTTCTTGCCGACCGTCGCGCGGCATGGCTATGCGAGCATGTTCTTCGTCTTTGCCGCTTGCACGGTCGTCTACTTCATCACCGCAGCATTTTTCCTACCCGAAACCAAGGGCCGCACGCTCGAAGAAATCGAGGAACGGTTCGAAGGACGCTACGCGCGCGCGACGTCGAAGGCGTCGGGATAA
- the wecB gene encoding UDP-N-acetylglucosamine 2-epimerase (non-hydrolyzing), with protein MTVFGTRPDTIKMAPVVHALRAHEQIDDLVCVTAQHRKMLDDLLDLFAIRPQFDLDIMTDDQTLTQITTRVLEGMEPVLQEARPDVVLVHGDTTTSTTAALAAFYQQIPVGHVEAGLRTNDRWLPFPEEMNRRLTGTIASYHFAPTALAREHLLRESVSPDDIIVTGNTVIDAFLETARRDDLPVPPRLDELDPARAVVLVTAHRRENHPYMREMCEALREIALLPSHPQIYWPVHPSPRVRPVAFEVLGGVPGVVLVEPIDYAAMVAAVKAATFVLTDSGGLQEEAPTIGKPVLVMREETERPEGLEAGTLELVGHDRAAIVAAARRLLTDPAAYARMARAVNPYGDAHAAPRIVQWLLARLRGAAYPDAFDVARA; from the coding sequence TCTCGTGTGCGTGACGGCGCAGCACCGCAAGATGCTCGACGATCTGCTCGATCTCTTCGCGATTCGGCCGCAGTTCGATCTGGATATCATGACCGACGACCAAACGCTGACCCAGATCACGACGCGCGTGCTCGAGGGGATGGAACCGGTTTTGCAGGAAGCGCGGCCCGACGTCGTGCTGGTGCACGGCGACACGACGACCAGTACCACCGCCGCGCTGGCCGCGTTCTACCAGCAGATTCCCGTCGGCCACGTCGAGGCGGGTCTGCGCACCAACGACCGCTGGCTGCCTTTCCCCGAAGAGATGAACCGCCGTTTGACCGGCACGATCGCGTCGTACCACTTCGCACCGACGGCGCTGGCGCGCGAACATCTGCTGCGCGAAAGCGTCAGCCCGGATGACATCATCGTCACCGGCAACACGGTGATCGACGCCTTCCTCGAAACCGCGCGGCGCGACGATCTGCCGGTGCCGCCGCGCTTGGACGAACTCGATCCGGCGCGTGCGGTGGTGCTCGTCACCGCTCACCGCCGCGAGAACCATCCCTACATGCGCGAAATGTGCGAAGCCTTGCGTGAGATCGCCCTGTTGCCCTCTCACCCGCAGATCTATTGGCCGGTGCATCCCTCGCCGCGCGTGCGGCCGGTCGCGTTCGAGGTGCTGGGCGGCGTGCCGGGCGTCGTGCTGGTCGAACCGATCGATTACGCGGCGATGGTGGCTGCCGTCAAAGCCGCGACGTTCGTGCTCACCGATTCGGGCGGATTACAAGAGGAAGCGCCGACGATCGGCAAGCCGGTGTTGGTGATGCGCGAGGAGACCGAGCGCCCCGAAGGACTGGAAGCCGGAACGCTCGAGCTGGTCGGGCACGACCGCGCCGCGATCGTCGCCGCTGCGCGCCGCCTGCTCACCGATCCCGCCGCTTATGCGCGCATGGCACGCGCGGTCAATCCGTACGGTGATGCGCACGCCGCGCCGCGCATCGTGCAGTGGCTGCTCGCGCGTCTGCGTGGCGCCGCTTATCCCGACGCCTTCGACGTCGCGCGCGCGTAG